From a region of the Natronogracilivirga saccharolytica genome:
- the ptsP gene encoding phosphoenolpyruvate--protein phosphotransferase encodes MQEGNSKESNAVVKGVTAVEGVVMGVARLYTRGNINIDPEPVEESRVPGEIEKFARAKKSIGMEMQRLTDFANEREDSQTRDILSAQLEILNDPELDQMVQSHIEGKHIRAEKAVYDAFQYYIDLIKSSEKTFLVSRLSDLRDVRDRLINNIQQLAVIANFGKDAIIVTDDVSPLEVVTFARNGVRGIICNYGGLTSHASIIANAMGIPMVIDTKSATREAGDGDTVILDGYGQEVILRPDDSTSGSYRRAIKRHKEEEKLLRSVIDKPAETLCGKKISLQANIDFEDEVLNIEKYRADGIGLLRTDTLLMNAGPISMDGKRQEQFCQTAYSGSGSALVTIRLLDVGGDKLLDLKTREANPFLGWRGVRILLDRRELLRSQLKAICRVAGQQPGRTRILVPMISNMDELREVKTELESVQKQLAEKGTPIDKNIKLGVMVEVPSVALQVKHFAKEVDFFSIGTNDLTQYTLAVDRGNHLISDLYQPMHPAVLAFISMTVEAGDERDVPVAVCGELASDPFAAMVLVGLGVNELSMTPRLIPRVKQAIRLHTIREMGELARQVLASVSIKEIKKLKEEWQSAYEVKLREERASAARG; translated from the coding sequence ATGCAAGAAGGAAATTCAAAGGAGTCCAATGCTGTAGTAAAAGGTGTTACTGCCGTTGAAGGGGTGGTAATGGGAGTTGCCCGGCTCTACACCCGCGGCAACATCAACATTGATCCCGAACCGGTTGAAGAATCGCGGGTTCCCGGTGAAATTGAAAAGTTCGCCCGGGCCAAAAAAAGTATCGGCATGGAAATGCAGCGGCTCACTGATTTTGCCAATGAGAGAGAAGATTCGCAGACGCGTGATATACTCAGCGCGCAGCTCGAAATTCTGAATGACCCGGAGCTGGACCAGATGGTTCAGAGCCACATCGAAGGAAAGCATATTCGCGCTGAAAAGGCTGTCTATGATGCATTCCAGTACTATATCGATCTGATCAAGTCATCCGAAAAAACATTTCTGGTTTCCAGGCTCTCTGACCTCAGGGACGTTCGCGACCGCCTGATCAACAATATCCAGCAGCTTGCGGTTATTGCCAATTTTGGCAAAGACGCCATTATTGTGACGGATGATGTGAGCCCGCTTGAGGTTGTTACCTTTGCAAGGAATGGCGTTCGGGGTATCATTTGCAACTATGGCGGACTGACATCCCACGCGTCCATTATTGCCAATGCCATGGGCATCCCGATGGTGATTGATACCAAGTCAGCCACTCGTGAGGCCGGCGACGGTGATACCGTTATTCTTGACGGATATGGCCAGGAGGTTATTCTCCGGCCGGATGACAGCACCTCGGGCTCTTACAGACGCGCGATAAAAAGGCACAAGGAAGAGGAAAAACTGCTCCGGTCTGTGATCGATAAACCCGCTGAAACGCTTTGTGGCAAAAAAATCAGCCTGCAGGCCAATATTGACTTTGAAGATGAAGTCCTGAACATAGAAAAATACCGTGCTGATGGCATCGGGTTGCTGCGGACAGACACGCTGCTGATGAATGCGGGTCCCATTTCCATGGACGGCAAGAGGCAGGAGCAGTTTTGCCAGACGGCATATTCCGGCAGCGGAAGTGCTCTGGTGACTATCCGGCTGCTGGATGTGGGCGGGGATAAGCTGCTGGACCTCAAGACACGGGAGGCCAATCCGTTTCTCGGATGGCGCGGGGTAAGAATTCTCCTGGATCGCAGGGAATTGCTCAGAAGTCAGCTGAAAGCGATTTGCCGGGTGGCGGGACAGCAGCCCGGCCGGACCAGAATACTGGTTCCCATGATTTCCAACATGGATGAACTGCGTGAAGTGAAAACGGAATTGGAGTCGGTCCAGAAACAACTGGCAGAAAAAGGCACCCCGATTGACAAGAACATTAAACTGGGCGTGATGGTGGAGGTGCCAAGTGTTGCACTGCAAGTGAAACATTTTGCGAAAGAAGTGGACTTTTTCAGTATCGGTACGAACGATCTTACCCAATACACTCTGGCCGTAGATCGCGGAAATCATCTGATTTCCGACCTGTACCAGCCGATGCATCCTGCCGTTCTTGCATTCATATCCATGACTGTTGAAGCAGGTGATGAACGTGATGTCCCCGTAGCGGTATGCGGCGAGCTGGCTTCGGATCCGTTCGCAGCAATGGTCCTGGTAGGCCTTGGTGTAAATGAACTTAGCATGACGCCCCGCCTGATACCGCGGGTCAAGCAGGCTATCCGGCTGCATACCATCAGGGAAATGGGAGAATTAGCCCGGCAAGTACTGGCTTCGGTATCGATAAAAGAGATAAAAAAGCTGAAAGAAGAGTGGCAGAGTGCTTATGAGGTCAAACTCAGGGAAGAAAGGGCAAGCGCGGCAAGAGGGTAA
- a CDS encoding isoamylase early set domain-containing protein: MIEKKFTPKRTICKVTFRVPEDWAEKEVAVVGDFNEWDTEANKLEQKNGSWETTLRLSPQSEYRFRYLLDGERWANDDSADGYATNPYGTEDSILVIGS, encoded by the coding sequence ATGATTGAAAAAAAATTTACCCCCAAACGTACGATATGCAAAGTTACTTTCCGTGTGCCCGAAGATTGGGCTGAAAAAGAAGTAGCCGTAGTCGGCGACTTCAATGAATGGGATACCGAAGCCAACAAGCTTGAGCAAAAGAACGGTTCATGGGAAACCACCCTGAGACTTTCTCCTCAAAGCGAATACCGCTTCCGTTACCTTCTTGACGGAGAGCGCTGGGCCAATGACGACTCTGCCGATGGATATGCCACCAACCCGTACGGAACCGAAGATTCCATCCTGGTGATCGGCAGCTGA
- the gatC gene encoding Asp-tRNA(Asn)/Glu-tRNA(Gln) amidotransferase subunit GatC — MSVTLEDVTYMANLARLQLTDEEAQGLVKDMNDILEYMELLGQIDSSDVPPLEHVTDVDSGLRPDKALTPLDHEEALKNAPDADADYFRVPRVID, encoded by the coding sequence ATGTCGGTTACTCTTGAAGATGTTACGTATATGGCCAACCTTGCACGTCTGCAGCTGACAGATGAAGAAGCGCAGGGGCTTGTCAAAGATATGAATGATATCCTGGAATACATGGAGCTTCTTGGACAGATCGATTCATCCGACGTTCCTCCGTTGGAACATGTTACCGATGTCGATTCCGGTCTGCGTCCCGACAAGGCTCTCACACCCCTTGATCATGAAGAAGCCCTGAAAAATGCTCCGGATGCTGACGCCGACTATTTCCGTGTACCGAGAGTGATAGACTGA
- a CDS encoding HPr family phosphocarrier protein codes for MIKRKVTVQNDAGIHARPASIIVKEASRFESDFHIHMYGYRINGKSILGLLTLAAEKGAELELETEGPDEEEAMNSLVSLFENSFHTESE; via the coding sequence ATGATCAAAAGAAAGGTGACTGTGCAGAACGATGCCGGCATTCATGCTCGTCCTGCATCGATTATTGTCAAGGAAGCATCACGCTTTGAGTCGGATTTTCATATTCACATGTATGGGTATCGCATCAACGGAAAAAGCATTTTGGGTCTGCTGACCCTTGCTGCTGAAAAAGGTGCGGAACTGGAACTTGAGACCGAAGGGCCTGACGAAGAGGAAGCAATGAACAGCCTGGTTTCATTATTTGAAAACAGTTTCCATACGGAATCAGAATAA
- the tilS gene encoding tRNA lysidine(34) synthetase TilS, whose translation MSQTEKTDPGDLVLQNIEQQGLDDNKDSWIVSVSGGSDSMVLLHILHEIAGFHVIAAHVNFRKRGEASAEDERLVRDYCSKKGIVLEVLDIENPERTGIEAGSAEDALPGMVAGSHESLSESMNRGNFQDSARKLRREFLESVRQKHSATFIATGHHRDDQLETIFQKIMRGAAVENWTGIKTRDDPWVRPMIDVTRKQILDYAANRNIPYRTDRSNLESDYARNMLRNQVFPKLLNLFPGWQDNLIRVPEFAGLHQEMLDFLTEKVTVLRPEDSSESVGNVRSSPGPKAMDRAAWLSLPERLRTAVARNWVRSQSGFAEWTRGDVLRLADLEHIETGQVVSVGRTISIIRDRDHFVIKQELQHTDEPEDQEPLPVTLNISGLGKRPVTIRGVQFSEAGFNPEIPENTLQLRRDVLPDQLILRYWQNGDRFIPFGMAGSQTVADHLANRKIASGQKKQTMVLASFDGSIFAVIFPHSLRKGEIGTIAEHARCNSEEQRVLFIQKT comes from the coding sequence ATGTCACAAACTGAAAAAACCGATCCCGGTGATTTGGTTCTGCAAAATATTGAGCAGCAAGGGCTGGACGATAATAAGGACAGCTGGATAGTTTCTGTCAGCGGTGGCAGCGACTCCATGGTGCTTCTGCACATACTCCACGAAATTGCCGGATTTCATGTCATTGCCGCACATGTAAATTTCAGAAAGCGCGGAGAGGCATCTGCTGAAGACGAACGCCTGGTCCGTGATTATTGCAGTAAAAAGGGGATCGTGCTTGAAGTCCTGGATATTGAAAACCCGGAAAGGACAGGCATTGAAGCGGGAAGTGCGGAGGATGCTCTGCCAGGCATGGTAGCAGGGTCACATGAATCCCTGAGCGAAAGCATGAATCGCGGCAATTTCCAGGATTCAGCCAGAAAATTGCGGAGGGAGTTTCTGGAATCCGTCCGCCAAAAGCATTCTGCAACGTTCATTGCGACCGGTCATCACCGTGACGACCAGCTGGAAACCATTTTCCAAAAAATCATGAGAGGGGCTGCGGTTGAAAACTGGACAGGCATCAAAACCCGGGATGATCCGTGGGTACGTCCGATGATCGATGTAACCAGGAAGCAGATTCTGGACTATGCCGCAAACAGGAACATACCTTACAGGACCGACCGCTCCAATCTTGAATCGGATTATGCCCGGAACATGCTGCGCAACCAGGTGTTCCCGAAGCTGCTGAATCTGTTCCCGGGTTGGCAGGACAATCTGATTCGTGTTCCCGAATTCGCCGGTCTGCATCAGGAAATGCTGGATTTTCTTACTGAAAAGGTGACAGTTCTGCGCCCGGAGGATTCATCGGAAAGCGTCGGGAATGTGCGCAGTTCACCCGGTCCCAAAGCCATGGACCGTGCAGCCTGGCTCTCTCTTCCTGAAAGACTGCGAACTGCGGTTGCCAGAAACTGGGTCAGAAGCCAGTCAGGCTTTGCAGAATGGACCAGGGGCGATGTTCTCCGGCTCGCAGACCTTGAGCATATCGAAACCGGACAGGTTGTTTCCGTAGGCCGGACCATTTCCATCATTCGGGATCGCGACCATTTTGTAATCAAACAGGAATTGCAGCATACAGACGAACCGGAAGATCAGGAACCACTGCCGGTAACACTGAACATATCCGGACTTGGCAAACGGCCGGTAACTATCAGGGGGGTGCAATTCTCTGAAGCTGGTTTTAATCCGGAAATTCCGGAAAATACATTGCAGCTCCGGAGAGATGTGCTGCCGGATCAGCTGATATTACGGTACTGGCAAAACGGGGACCGGTTCATTCCTTTTGGTATGGCCGGCAGTCAGACGGTAGCTGATCATCTTGCAAACAGAAAAATCGCCTCGGGTCAAAAAAAACAAACTATGGTGCTTGCGTCTTTTGACGGAAGTATCTTTGCCGTTATATTTCCACATTCTCTGCGAAAAGGTGAAATTGGCACTATTGCTGAGCATGCCCGATGCAATTCGGAAGAGCAGCGTGTTCTTTTTATTCAAAAAACGTAA
- a CDS encoding biotin--[acetyl-CoA-carboxylase] ligase gives MFDPASFHKLLKTGWLGRRFWYIRSIDSTNRYLHDMPARRLSHGLVCLADEQYDGKGQYGRRWSSTEGENLTFTIVLMPGEVQGLQLFSLALMYGLKQTVDTMASCDSRIKWPNDLCISGRKAGGVLTECRYNGKQIDRMLLGLGVNINQTTFPEHLQDTAASVAQFTGGQPLDRALFLAVLLNKLEPLLERTRDGDLDLIRDINRCIDGYGKWVSIEVDGKRGDTPVKVLGVNEYGHLLVLDANDDLKSFTHEQVRFDVTN, from the coding sequence TTGTTCGATCCCGCATCTTTTCACAAACTGCTGAAGACCGGTTGGCTCGGAAGACGATTCTGGTATATCAGGTCAATCGATTCGACCAACAGGTATCTTCATGACATGCCAGCCCGGCGTCTGTCACATGGTCTGGTATGTCTTGCAGATGAGCAGTATGACGGAAAGGGACAGTACGGTCGCCGGTGGAGCAGTACAGAGGGTGAAAACCTGACATTCACTATTGTCCTCATGCCCGGAGAGGTTCAGGGGCTGCAGCTTTTTTCTCTTGCTCTTATGTATGGCCTTAAGCAGACCGTTGATACCATGGCTTCATGTGACAGCCGGATTAAATGGCCCAATGATCTGTGTATTTCAGGCCGGAAGGCAGGCGGGGTGCTCACAGAATGCCGCTATAACGGAAAACAAATCGACCGGATGCTGCTGGGCCTTGGTGTCAACATCAACCAAACCACCTTCCCGGAGCATCTCCAGGACACTGCTGCCTCGGTGGCACAGTTTACGGGCGGACAACCACTTGACAGGGCTCTTTTTCTCGCTGTCCTTCTGAATAAACTTGAACCCCTGCTTGAGAGAACCCGGGATGGTGACCTCGACCTTATCAGAGATATCAATCGGTGTATCGACGGATATGGCAAATGGGTTTCCATAGAAGTGGATGGCAAAAGGGGCGACACCCCTGTTAAGGTGCTCGGTGTCAATGAATACGGTCATCTTTTGGTTCTCGATGCCAACGATGATCTCAAGTCGTTTACCCATGAACAGGTCCGTTTTGATGTCACAAACTGA
- a CDS encoding tail fiber domain-containing protein produces the protein MTSAQCQDYTRRAIYGFAGNTPNVAYGVTGRVEDAAVSIGVDGYALNGSMATYGVRGQGIGSSSYGGYFTGGLYVSGGIVEQSDARLKTNIRDLSEEKILSLIMKLQPKRYESLTESQLRSDGYPGTLTAEGEYLGLLAQDVENIFPYLVHEITHLLEDMNDAEETQNGSPDTVTTMGINYIGLIPVLVAGLQEQQEQIEELEARLETLERMMQQ, from the coding sequence TTGACTTCAGCTCAGTGTCAGGATTACACTCGAAGAGCCATATACGGATTTGCAGGGAATACTCCTAATGTGGCATATGGAGTAACTGGCAGGGTTGAAGATGCAGCTGTTTCCATTGGTGTGGATGGATATGCTTTAAACGGTAGTATGGCTACCTATGGAGTACGGGGACAAGGCATTGGATCCAGCAGTTATGGGGGATATTTCACCGGTGGTTTGTATGTAAGTGGTGGCATTGTCGAACAATCAGACGCCAGATTAAAGACGAATATTCGTGATCTCAGTGAAGAGAAGATACTTTCGCTGATTATGAAATTGCAACCGAAGCGATATGAGTCTTTAACTGAATCACAACTTCGTAGTGATGGATACCCGGGTACGCTTACCGCAGAAGGAGAATATTTGGGGTTACTGGCTCAGGATGTTGAAAATATCTTTCCCTATCTGGTTCATGAAATAACGCATTTGTTGGAAGATATGAACGATGCAGAGGAAACACAGAATGGGTCACCTGATACAGTCACAACAATGGGGATCAACTATATAGGACTAATTCCGGTACTTGTAGCCGGATTACAGGAACAGCAAGAGCAAATTGAGGAATTAGAGGCAAGACTTGAGACCTTGGAAAGGATGATGCAGCAGTGA
- the hpt gene encoding hypoxanthine phosphoribosyltransferase encodes MTFYEPESVVCNGSLFRLYITKKQLDERIAELGEQLNRDYKDKKPIFIGILNGAFIFLADLMRHVSIPCEVDFFKLSSYGDEKVSSGHVTERKDLDADVAGRHIILIEDIVDTGLSMKYMVDRIKEKDPASVSVVTLLHKPDATKHYVSVDYVGFQIPTLFVLGYGMDYAQEGRNLAQIYVIEDEADNGDVISGKKIGKTDSVDDNDE; translated from the coding sequence ATGACTTTTTACGAACCAGAAAGTGTTGTCTGTAACGGATCCCTCTTCAGGCTTTATATCACAAAAAAGCAGCTGGACGAGCGTATAGCCGAACTCGGCGAGCAGCTGAACCGCGATTATAAAGATAAAAAGCCTATTTTCATCGGTATTTTGAACGGTGCCTTCATTTTTCTTGCGGATCTGATGCGTCATGTCAGCATTCCCTGCGAGGTCGACTTTTTCAAACTGAGCAGTTACGGCGACGAAAAAGTATCATCCGGACACGTTACCGAAAGAAAGGATCTGGATGCTGATGTTGCCGGCCGTCATATTATTTTAATCGAGGATATTGTAGATACCGGTTTGTCCATGAAATATATGGTTGACCGGATAAAAGAGAAGGATCCGGCATCAGTAAGTGTAGTCACGCTCCTGCACAAGCCGGATGCCACCAAACATTATGTAAGTGTGGATTATGTCGGATTTCAGATCCCTACACTTTTTGTGCTGGGATACGGAATGGATTACGCCCAGGAAGGCCGGAACCTGGCTCAGATTTATGTTATTGAGGATGAAGCCGACAACGGTGATGTCATTTCCGGGAAGAAGATTGGAAAAACGGATTCTGTCGATGACAATGATGAATGA